The Colias croceus chromosome 3, ilColCroc2.1 genome includes a region encoding these proteins:
- the LOC123706228 gene encoding protein unzipped, producing MKRTRNYTSGWWVLLATITLAVPVLSEAGVGLFNARLKQIVTSSTLKWANLKKEAMENYVIGAESEKGPIYLCRTRHEGDMLLGQLRPDYTSCAVSGTKSYNIFEVMENIENASLIIWKPWYKFNSKPSGAVAVDSSLDTTFVGRVKSDGGFSHNIGRINYESTVGELISFDEKNNELIEHSGEILIEEEPISYKLENVELDLDTQHVRQTDPQVFEERILRNDDDVAATVTTEIEYKFNYTLSWGHGHGIAIGLNTTIEMSDGTVFPQIEWANPYTEEKKELFKLEIFLEPGTACNVTFRGNNTDRDVQYTAKLMTFYKENNARSRPMRGERIENTVEVEAIYGEIYYTGNNTLVPTTTTTTTTTTTTTTTTTVLPPLPPSVEKNDIGMIMDSNSILGDSSEDMVKAPQDKEDNINRSVVGGLGSNPNNGANIKVFFIVLFIPLFAMLL from the exons ATGAAGAGAACTAGAAATTATACGAGTGGGTGGTGGGTCCTGTTGGCGACAATTACATTAGCGGTCCCGGTGCTCAGTGAAGCTGGGGTTGGCCTATTCAATGCGAGACTAAAACAAATTGTCACATCCAGTACACTCAAGTGGGCAAACCTCAAAAAAGAAGCGATGGAAAACTACGTGATTGGTGCCGAGTCGGAGAAAG GGCCGATTTATCTATGTAGAACCAGACATGAAGGCGATATGCTTCTGGGACAACTGAGACCTGATTATACATCATGTGCTGTATCAGGCACAAAGAGCTACAATATCTTTGAAGTCATGGAAAACATTGAAAACGCATCTTTGATTATTTGGAAGCCTtggtataaatttaattctaaaCCAAGCGGCGCAGTAGCTGTGGATTCTTCGTTAGATACCACTTTTGTCGGCAGAGTAAAAAGTGATGGCGGTTTCTCGCACAACATTGGACGAATAAATTACGAGAGTACGGTGGGTGAATTGATTTCATTCGATGAGAAAAACAATGAATTAATTGAACATAGCGGGGAGATTTTGATAGAAGAAGAACCGATCAGCTATAAATTGGAAAATGTGGAGTTAGATTTGGATACACAACACGTACGACAAACCGATCCACAAGTTTTTGAAGAACGAATTTTACGAAACGATGATGATGTGGCTGCTACCGTGACAACTGAGATAGAATATAAGTTCAACTATACGTTGTCTTGGGGCCACGGACACGGTATTGCAATCGGTTTAAATACGACTATAGAAATGAGCGATGGAACCGTTTTCCCTCAAATTGAATGGGCCAATCCCTACACGGAAGAGAAAAaagaactttttaaattagaaatatttCTAGAACCGGGAACTGCTTGCAATGTCACATTCAGAGGTAATAATACTGATCGCGACGTACAATACACAgctaaattaatgacattttataaagaaaacaatgCGCGTTCGAGACCAATGCGAGGTGAACGGATTGAAAACACCGTAGAGGTGGAAGCTATTTATGGAGAAATTTACTATACGGGCAACAATACTTTGGTACCGACGACCACCACCACCACTACTACTACGACTACTACCACAACAACGACGACCGTACTTCCGCCACTTCCACCATCAGTAGAAAAGAACGACATTGGTATGATTATGGATAGCAACAGCATATTAGGAGACAGTAGCGAAGATATGGTTAAAGCGCCACAAGATAAGGAAGATAATATCAATAGATCGGTTGTCGGAGGTTTGGGAAGTAATCCTAACAACGGTGCCAATATCaaagtatttttcattgttttgtttattccTCTGTTCGCGATGTTActctaa
- the LOC123706231 gene encoding F-box only protein 42, which translates to MLVEMEIIHESLKFHTLQIGIEDLPDEVLEFILGFLPPYKDLQNCMTVCKRWCHCAQSVLRKTSIKLIKAVGEFNIVWKNIASTEYIVPTITKRFSHAACVLENNMYIFGGCTTNATSFNDLWRFDLSQRQWVRPLATGTYPVPKAYTTMVHYKEWLIVFGGWTYPSFSQYYQNVTMFNDIHFYCVNTNKWILINTSNPPPPMAGHSACIKGDEMVVFGGLVMSAAQNFQIQCSNDVWVLDIVTFNWRKQATTKPRPPPRYAQSLIRLDCERLMLLGGVQTLYNRFVYSDCWILTMKGPTWTWKEIAVKNKEWASANIWCNPACKVGDKVVSLSRSRNGWNTAKPLVTSAVRLSNLGRPEGAPVSVRVEQSLQRPLDRDQNINGRRGVLPRQPMRMQGQINQPAEPVAGPSNNQNNNDQVPNGNAEPMVASSSQESKLTGGGLDFNMKDSTLRRNKNKNKGMKIVRQLQEANKYRMAAFACDPAYNNAPPENDLINQRQIAHLENRLDAGNVQEEQPANEPQKPAVKKIKRNTLTMHVLDISTVVSGNSMNYVSWLCPRLGEMNGAPEELVMYSLVKGNGELIMFGGVHNDISILNYTEQQNMYSNSLHFITPPRDII; encoded by the exons atgcttGTCGAAATGGAAATAATACATGAATCTCTTAAGTTTCATACTCTTCAAATTGGAATTGAAGATTTACCTGATGAAGTTCTTGAATTTATCCTTGGTTTTTTACCTCCATACAAAGATTTGCAAAACTGCATGACTGTATGTAAACGATGGTGTCATTGTGCTCAAA GTGTTTTACGTAAGACGTCAATTAAGTTAATCAAAGCTGTTGGCGAATTCAACattgtatggaaaaatattGCATCAACAGAGTATATTGTTCCTACAATCACCAAAAGATTCTCCCATGCAGCATGtgtattagaaaataatatgtacatatttggTGGATGTACAACAAACGCCACATCATTTAATGATTTATGGAGGTTTGACTTATCCCAAAGGCAATGGGTACGACCCTTAGCAACAGGAACATACCCTGTACCAAAAGCATACACTACCATGGTACATTATAAAGAATGGTTGATTGTATTTGGTGGTTGGACATATCCCTCTTTTTCCCAATATTACCAAAATGTTACAATGTTCAATGACATTCATTTTTACTGtgtgaatacaaataaatggaTACTCATTAATACAAGCAATCCTCCACCACCAATGGCTGGACATTCAGCATGTATCAAAGGAGATGAAATGGTTGTATTTGGAGGATTAGTTATGTCAGCAGCTCAAAATTTCCAAATTCAATGTTCAAATGATGTGTGGGTACTTGATATTGTAACATTTAATTGGAGGAAACAAGCTACAACTAAACCAAGACCCCCACCCAGATATGCTCAATCGCTTATTAGACTTGATTGTGAACGGCTTATGCTGCTAGGTGGAGTACAGACTCTCTATAATAGATTTGTTTATAGTGACTGTTGGATTTTAACCATGAAAGGGCCTACTTGGACTTGGAAAGAGAttgctgtaaaaaataaagaatggGCTTCGGCTAACATTTGGTGTAATCCTGCTTGCAAAGTGGGAGACAAAGTTGTTAGCTTAAGTAGAAGTAGAAATGGTTGGAATACAGCAAAGCCACTTGTTACATCTGCTGTAAGATTATCAAATTTAGGTAGACCTGAGGGAGCACCAGTTTCTGTCAGAGTGGAGCAAAGCCTACAGAGGCCCTTAGATAGAGACCAGAACATAAATGGGAGACGAGGTGTGTTACCAAGGCAACCAATGCGGATGCAGGGGCAAATAAATCAACCTGCAGAACCGGTGGCTGGGCCAAGcaataatcaaaataataatgatcaaGTACCTAATGGCAATGCAGAGCCAATGGTTGCTAGTTCTAGTCAAGAGTCCAAATTAACAGGTGGTGGcttagattttaatatgaaagattcaACACTgagaagaaataaaaacaag AATAAAGGAATGAAAATTGTGCGTCAGCTACAGGAGGCTAATAAATATAGAATGGCTGCATTTGCATGTGACCCTGCTTACAATAATGCTCCACCTGAAAATGATCTTATCAATCAAAGACAAATTGCACATTTAGAGAACAGATTAGATGCAGGTAATGTTCAGGAAGAACAGCCAGCAAATGAACCCCAAAAACCTGCagtgaagaaaataaaacgaaatacGTTAACTATGCATGTACTGGACATCTCAACAGTAGTTAGTGGTAATTCTATGAATTATGTGTCTTGGTTATGTCCCCGTTTAGGTGAAATGAATGGGGCACCTGAGGAGTTAGTCATGTATTCATTAGTTAAGGGAAATGGTGAATTAATCATGTTTGGCGGTGTTCATAACGACATtagtatattaaattatacagaacaacaaaatatgtattctaATTCATTACATTTTATCACACCTCCAAGAGACATAATTTGA
- the LOC123706230 gene encoding pre-mRNA-splicing factor syf1 homolog, which yields MPMLDGKEIEIFFSEEDLPYEEEILRNPFSVKHWLRYIEHKKAAPKQEINLIYERALKELPGSFKLWYNYLKLRRSQIRGKCITDPAYEDVNNCFERSLVFMHKMPRIWMDYCSFLTDQCKITTTRKALDSALRALPITQHHRIWPLYLSFLKKHDIPETAVRVFRRYLKLCPEDTEEYIDYLISIDKLDEAAVKLAQIVNNENFQSKHGKSNHQLWNELCELISKNPDKIHTLNVDAIIRGGLRRYTDQLGHLWNSLADYYVRSGLFERARDIYEEAIQTVTTVRDFTQVFDAYAQFEELSLSKKMEEVAKKPNPSEDEDIDLELRLARFEYLMERRLLLLNSVLLRQNPHNVAEWHKRVKLYDGKPHEIIDTYTEAVQTVDPKLAVGKLHTLWVGFAKFYENNDQIEDARLIFEKATQVSYVKVDDLASVWCEWAEMEIRHENYEEALKLMQKATVLPSRKVAYHDENETVQMRLYKSLKVWSMYADLEESFGTYKSCKAVYDHIIDLKIATPQIIINYGLFLEEHNYFEEAFRAYEKGIALFKWPNVYDIWNTYLTKFLKRYGGSKLERARDLFEQCLEHCPPEFAKSIFLLYAKLEEEHGLARHAMSVYERATTAVLPEQMFEMFNIYIKKAAEIYGVPKTRQIYEKAIESLSEENAREMCIRFAEMETRLGEIDRARAIYAHCSQMCDPRITAEFWNTWKEFEVRHGNEDTMREMLRIKRSVQATYNTQVNMMSAQMLSSAAQAAGTVSDLAPGMKDGMRMLEAKAAEMAVQSKGNILFVRGETQGLKETDKVVNPDEIDIDDEESENSGEDDDTEIAPVEKKEIPAAVFGGLMPDKE from the exons ATGCCAATGCTAGATGGGaaagaaattgaaatatttttt AGTGAAGAAGATCTTCCTTACGAAGAGGAAATTTTAAGAAATCCCTTTTCTGTAAAGCATTGGCTCCGGTATATTGAACATAAGAAAGCTGCCCCAAAACAAGAAATAAACCTCATTTATGAAAGAGCATTAAAGGAACTACCTggttcatttaaattatggtacaattacttaaaattgaGAAGAAGTCAAATTAGAGGAAAATGTATAACAGACCCAGCATATGAAGatgttaataattgttttgaaaGATCTCTAGTGTTCATGCATAAAATGCCAAGAATATGGATGGACTACTGTAGTTTCTTAACTGATCAATGTAAGATTACCACAACAAGAAAGGCTTTAGATAGTGCATTAAGAGCATTACCTATTACTCAACATCACAGAATTTGGCCCCTTTATCtaagttttttaaaaaaacatgacaTTCCAGAAACAGCAGTTCGTGTTTTTCGTAGGTATCTTAAGTTATGCCCTGAAGACACTGAAGAATACATTGATTATCTCATTTCAATTGATAAATTAGATGAAGCTGCTGTCAAACTGGCTCAAATTGTTAACAATGAGAATTTCCAGTCAAAGCATGGTAAATCAAACCATCAACTGTGGAATGAGTTGTGTGAacttatttctaaaaatcCTGATAAAATTCATACTTTGAATGTTGATGCCATTATCAGAGGAGGCCTTCGACGCTACACCGATCAGTTAGGTCACTTATGGAATTCTTTGGCAGATTATTATGTAAGAAGTGGTTTATTTGAAAGAGCTAGAGATATATATGAAGAAGCTATCCAAACCGTAACAACAGTTCGTGATTTTACTCAAGTTTTTGATGCATATGCACAATTTGAAGAACTAAGTTTAAGCAAAAAAATGGAGGAGGTTGCCAAAAAGCCTAATCCTAGCGAAGATGAAGATATTGATTTAGAACTAAGGCTAGCTAGATTTGAGTATTTGATGGAAAGAAGATTATTACTACTGAACTCTGTACTATTAAGACAAAATCCACACAATGTAGCAGAATGGCATAAAAGAGTTAAGTTATATGATGGAAAACCCCATGAAATTATTGATACTTACACAGAAGCAGTGCAGACTGTTGATCCCAAACTAGCAGTTGGAAAATTGCATACCTTGTGGGTCGgatttgcaaaattttatgaaaataatgatcAAATTGAAGACGCaagattaatttttgaaaAGGCTACACAAGTGAGCTATGTTAAAGTAGATGATTTAGCATCTGTTTGGTGTGAATGGGCTGAAATGGAAATACGACATGAGAACTATGAAGAGGCATTGAAATTAATGCAAAAAGCTACTGTATTGCCCAGTAGAAAAGTAGCATATCATGATGAAAATGAAACAGTACAAATGCGCCTTTATAAATCTTTGAAAGTATGGTCAATGTATGCAGACTTAGAAGAAAGCTTTGGTACTTATAAGTCTTGCAAGGCTGTTTATGATCACATTATTGACCTAAAAATAGCCACCCCACagataattatcaattatggCCTATTTCTCGAAGAACATAATTACTTTGAGGAAGCATTTAGAGCATATGAAAAGGGGATAGCACTTTTTAAATGGCCAAATGTATATGATATATGGAATACATACTtgaccaagtttttaaaaagataTGGTGGTAGTAAACTCGAAAGAGCAAGAGATCTCTTTGAGCAGTGTTTGGAACACTGTCCTCCAGAGTTTGCCAAATCtatatttctattatatgCCAAGTTAGAAGAAGAACATGGTCTTGCTAGACATGCAATGTCAGTATATGAACGGGCCACTACGGCAGTCCTACCTGAACAGATGTTTGAAATGTTTAACATCTATATAAAGAAAGCTGCAGAAATTTATGGTGTTCCAAAAACGAGGCAAATATATGAAAAGGCAATTGAATCCTTATCGGAAGAAAATGCAAGAGAAATGTGCATTCGTTTTGCAGAAATGGAAACTCGCCTCGGTGAAATTGACAGAGCTAGAGCTATATACGCTCATTGCAGTCAAATGTGTGATCCTAGAATAACAGCAGAGTTTTGGAATACTTGGAAAGAATTTGAAGTAAGACATGGAAATGAGGACACTATGAGGGAGATGCTAAGAATAAAGAGAAGTGTCCAAGCAACATACAACACACAAGTGAATATGATGTCAGCACAAATGTTAAGTTCGGCAGCACAAGCGGCTGGAACAGTATCTGATTTGGCACCAGGTATGAAGGATGGAATGAGAATGTTAGAAGCTAAAGCTGCTGAAATGGCAGTTCAAAGTAAGGGTAACATACTGTTTGTTAGAGGGGAAACCCAAGGACTTAAGGAAACAGACAAAGTTGTCAATCCTGATGAAATTGACATTGATGATGAAGAGTCTGAAAATAGTGGTGAAGATGATGACACTGAAATCGCACctgttgaaaaaaaagaaatccCAGCCGCTGTATTCGGTGGCCTTATGCCTGATAAAGAGTAA